One Roseimaritima multifibrata DNA window includes the following coding sequences:
- a CDS encoding di-heme oxidoredictase family protein: MAFKHRYGLARFLILALMLALIIAPQAIAQDTIAGRELFEREWEFVDRAPAFTELDSTHLEPQRGHRGRGRGMGRSPHPQHRDNGQELASTLPADGLGPLHNAISCAACHPGGGASGVNHNVTQITVDPRSPFLSQPTNRGGHRDPASSVIDFFPGLLSGNWLSFNTVVHDLSTRPGYEIIRQRLSVGVPSGLQPEWFSPQERTVDAIAKQPVVAGRYGTLDYYLSQRNSPPLHGMGLIERISVNRLTAISRSQSRSSGGTISGRVAGKYGWRGQVNTLSDFVAGACATEMGLNVSNIAQQANDPADPHYVSLAADISTRQVADLTSYVADLPAPAKQLLPAEDRKRVRRGERIFSSVGCAACHIADILPARGIFSDLLLHDMGSDLQDPFPAPANQLTSTNSTAPASAYQSQYGGETSSYRIGSSPNRSGAPNRRGPPPNRRRSAPSVVSSLIPAGTPQAIAMDYPEQPQFPRGDVSQAELNGQHRFSWDALQREWKTPPLWGVADSAPYLHDGRAETLTDAIQWHGGEADESKRNFLKLNEEQKELMLAFLESLKAPSD; encoded by the coding sequence ATGGCTTTCAAGCATCGGTACGGATTGGCTAGGTTTCTGATTTTGGCCCTGATGTTGGCCCTGATCATCGCCCCTCAAGCAATCGCTCAGGATACAATCGCGGGCCGCGAACTGTTTGAGCGGGAATGGGAATTCGTCGACCGTGCACCAGCATTCACGGAATTGGATTCAACGCATCTGGAGCCGCAGCGGGGACATCGGGGACGGGGTCGAGGAATGGGGCGAAGTCCCCATCCGCAACACCGCGACAATGGTCAAGAGTTGGCATCCACGCTCCCAGCTGATGGACTGGGGCCACTGCACAACGCGATCTCTTGTGCAGCGTGTCACCCCGGCGGTGGAGCCTCGGGCGTGAATCACAATGTGACTCAGATCACTGTCGACCCGCGCTCGCCATTTCTTAGTCAACCGACTAATCGTGGTGGCCACAGAGATCCCGCAAGTTCAGTCATCGATTTCTTTCCGGGGCTGTTGTCCGGTAACTGGCTGTCGTTTAACACGGTCGTTCATGACCTTTCCACGCGGCCCGGGTATGAAATCATTCGCCAACGTTTGTCCGTTGGAGTGCCCTCCGGTTTACAGCCAGAATGGTTCAGTCCTCAAGAGCGAACGGTTGATGCAATCGCAAAGCAACCCGTGGTTGCCGGGAGATATGGAACGCTCGACTATTATCTCAGCCAACGCAATTCACCGCCGCTTCATGGCATGGGACTAATCGAGCGGATCTCCGTGAATCGGTTGACAGCAATCTCACGTTCCCAGAGTCGATCCTCCGGTGGTACCATCTCTGGCAGAGTGGCTGGGAAGTATGGCTGGCGGGGCCAAGTCAACACGTTGTCCGACTTTGTTGCAGGAGCTTGCGCGACAGAGATGGGGCTGAATGTGAGCAACATCGCTCAACAGGCCAATGATCCGGCAGATCCTCACTACGTCAGCTTGGCAGCCGATATTTCAACGAGGCAAGTCGCGGACCTAACAAGCTACGTCGCCGACTTGCCAGCCCCAGCCAAGCAATTGCTACCTGCGGAAGACCGCAAACGGGTTCGCCGTGGAGAACGTATTTTCAGCTCAGTTGGATGTGCCGCTTGTCACATCGCTGACATACTGCCAGCACGAGGCATCTTCAGCGATCTATTGTTGCACGACATGGGCTCCGACCTGCAAGATCCATTCCCGGCTCCTGCGAACCAGTTGACTAGCACCAACTCAACTGCACCTGCGAGTGCTTACCAGAGTCAATACGGCGGCGAAACATCCTCTTATCGTATCGGCTCTTCACCCAACCGTAGTGGGGCTCCCAACCGTCGCGGGCCGCCGCCCAATCGCCGACGTTCAGCCCCCAGCGTCGTCAGTTCCTTGATACCGGCGGGGACGCCTCAAGCGATTGCGATGGATTATCCCGAGCAACCACAGTTTCCCCGCGGCGATGTCAGTCAGGCTGAGCTGAATGGCCAACACCGATTCTCATGGGATGCGCTACAGCGGGAATGGAAAACACCGCCGCTTTGGGGAGTCGCGGACTCGGCACCCTACCTTCACGATGGTCGCGCCGAAACCCTGACCGATGCAATCCAATGGCATGGGGGCGAAGCGGATGAATCCAAGCGAAACTTTCTCAAGCTGAATGAAGAGCAAAAGGAATTAATGCTTGCGTTCTTAGAAAGCTTGAAGGCACCGTCGGACTGA
- a CDS encoding serine/threonine-protein kinase codes for MIWLGSHSQLVDDDDEPDFMKGLTGDQKDKLGMLLEQYLAAMESGVPPTVEQLTKSAPELREPLRVCVGGLESLHRMAGGEPAVGSGRGNESLADSTASTEGLVASSTTSDTEPTRLGDFQLHEIIGRGGMGVVYRATQKSLNRTVAVKILPMASVLDPRQLKRFQHEAEAAASLQHPNIVPVHTIGYERGVHFFAMRYIDGESLDQWIERRQCEIQTNRSGRCQDFRSTTPNAETVGEFRYEENDVSDWRTPVRFAIQVAEGLGAAHEYGIVHRDIKPSNLLLDHRDNVWIADFGLARIQNDAALTGSSDVVGTARYMSPEQARGESAIVDGRSDIYSLAATLYEMLTLRPAYGGDDTAAILRQIDDNDITPLRQLCPGLPRDLETVVAKVMSPRRDDRYDTAKEFADDLRRVLTGEPTIARPPTLIDRLVRHAAKHRTAVITTVLVGSLALAGLAVGTTLLAAEKKVSDALLIQAQHDREITREAVDLLGMQISELLADLPDANSVRQRLLSQTLDYYKQIAAASVIDDRDNQQRIDLAVTYGKMGVFQSELGQTADATASLRESERLYAAIAQDVPDDAAVNLQWSISQNNLAERLAGVGEWQSAAEWFAKAIATQERLGNDVELAKTLNNLGGMLSGAGRAEQSQQAYERALGLLDCSRRGQQSQLHEGTHRVGHYEERALESTIQSNLAGLLAKRDPNQAGTLARQSLQYQLGLLEEAPSDPKLATQVMLTLNTLADTQTQTGNHADSAESLRQAVEIGRQLHTRWPDQPIYRRDLVISLNHLGLSLSASGDLKQAQTVLQQAVQHGRALLDVYCENAEVQNMLGGILNNLAFLTDRIGDRHEAAVLYEDAIAHQRRAIELAPKSIKYKTSLKTQQINLKQLRGES; via the coding sequence ATGATTTGGCTTGGAAGTCACAGCCAATTGGTCGACGACGATGACGAACCTGATTTCATGAAAGGTTTGACGGGCGACCAGAAAGATAAACTCGGTATGCTGCTAGAACAGTATCTCGCCGCCATGGAGTCCGGCGTTCCGCCGACGGTGGAGCAGCTCACGAAGTCGGCACCCGAGCTTCGCGAACCGCTGCGAGTTTGCGTTGGCGGATTGGAGAGTCTGCATCGAATGGCGGGCGGCGAACCGGCGGTTGGTAGTGGACGAGGCAACGAGTCTCTAGCCGACAGTACCGCCAGCACCGAAGGACTCGTAGCCTCGTCCACTACGTCTGATACCGAGCCAACACGCCTCGGCGATTTCCAGCTTCATGAAATCATCGGACGCGGCGGGATGGGAGTCGTTTACCGCGCCACTCAGAAATCGCTCAACCGTACCGTTGCCGTCAAGATTCTTCCGATGGCCTCTGTTCTCGATCCAAGGCAACTGAAGCGATTTCAGCACGAGGCGGAGGCGGCGGCTAGCTTGCAGCACCCCAATATTGTCCCTGTGCATACGATCGGTTACGAGCGAGGCGTTCACTTTTTTGCGATGCGTTACATCGACGGCGAATCGTTGGACCAGTGGATCGAGCGGCGACAGTGCGAAATCCAAACCAACCGTAGCGGACGTTGCCAAGATTTTCGGTCCACGACGCCTAACGCCGAAACTGTTGGCGAGTTCCGCTACGAAGAGAACGATGTCAGCGATTGGCGAACGCCGGTACGGTTTGCCATTCAAGTCGCTGAAGGACTCGGGGCCGCACACGAATACGGCATCGTTCATCGTGACATCAAGCCGTCGAATCTGTTGCTCGATCATCGAGATAATGTTTGGATTGCTGATTTCGGACTCGCGCGAATTCAAAACGACGCTGCACTGACGGGGTCATCCGATGTCGTCGGTACGGCACGCTACATGAGTCCCGAGCAGGCACGCGGTGAATCGGCGATCGTGGACGGACGGAGTGATATCTATTCGCTTGCTGCGACGTTGTACGAAATGCTCACGCTTCGGCCGGCATATGGCGGTGACGACACGGCAGCGATCCTTCGCCAGATCGACGACAACGACATCACGCCCTTGCGCCAGCTTTGTCCCGGCCTGCCTCGTGATCTTGAAACGGTTGTCGCCAAAGTGATGTCGCCACGTCGTGATGACCGCTACGACACTGCGAAGGAGTTCGCCGATGACTTGCGGCGCGTGCTGACAGGCGAACCAACGATCGCTCGTCCTCCGACGCTTATCGACCGCCTCGTCAGGCACGCAGCCAAACACCGAACGGCCGTCATCACCACCGTCTTGGTTGGCAGTTTGGCTCTCGCCGGTCTTGCCGTGGGCACCACGTTGCTGGCTGCAGAGAAAAAAGTCTCTGATGCGTTGTTGATTCAGGCGCAGCATGACAGGGAGATCACGCGAGAAGCCGTCGATCTGTTGGGAATGCAAATTTCAGAGTTGTTGGCTGACCTTCCCGATGCGAATTCGGTGCGACAACGATTGCTCTCACAGACACTCGACTACTACAAGCAGATCGCGGCGGCCAGCGTCATTGATGATCGTGACAATCAGCAACGCATCGACCTCGCGGTGACGTACGGAAAGATGGGCGTGTTCCAAAGTGAACTCGGTCAAACGGCCGATGCAACCGCTTCGCTGCGAGAATCCGAAAGACTCTACGCAGCGATTGCCCAAGACGTTCCCGATGATGCGGCTGTGAACCTACAGTGGTCGATCAGTCAGAACAATCTCGCCGAAAGGCTCGCCGGCGTTGGCGAATGGCAGTCAGCCGCCGAGTGGTTCGCAAAAGCAATCGCCACGCAGGAGCGACTTGGAAACGACGTCGAGCTTGCCAAGACACTCAATAACCTGGGAGGCATGTTGTCCGGCGCGGGCCGGGCTGAGCAGTCGCAGCAAGCGTATGAGCGTGCGTTGGGATTGCTTGACTGTAGTAGGCGAGGTCAACAGTCCCAGCTGCACGAGGGGACTCACAGAGTCGGCCACTACGAAGAACGGGCACTTGAATCAACCATTCAATCGAATTTGGCCGGGCTGCTTGCCAAGCGTGATCCTAACCAAGCGGGAACACTAGCGCGTCAATCGCTTCAGTATCAACTTGGGTTGTTGGAAGAAGCCCCAAGCGATCCGAAACTTGCCACCCAGGTCATGCTGACACTCAATACTCTCGCCGACACGCAAACCCAGACTGGAAATCACGCCGACTCAGCCGAATCGCTCCGGCAAGCGGTTGAGATTGGACGTCAGCTCCACACCCGTTGGCCCGATCAACCGATTTACCGCCGCGATTTGGTCATCAGCCTGAACCATTTGGGGCTATCGCTTTCGGCGAGCGGCGACCTGAAGCAGGCACAAACGGTGTTACAGCAAGCGGTCCAACACGGACGCGCGTTGTTGGATGTGTACTGCGAAAACGCAGAGGTCCAAAACATGCTGGGGGGCATCTTGAACAATCTCGCGTTCTTGACTGATCGAATCGGCGATCGCCATGAGGCCGCGGTTCTTTACGAAGATGCGATCGCACATCAACGGCGTGCGATTGAGCTTGCGCCGAAAAGCATCAAATACAAAACATCGCTCAAAACGCAGCAAATCAACTTGAAACAACTGAGAGGGGAGTCATGA
- a CDS encoding sigma-70 family RNA polymerase sigma factor translates to MSSDFKNTPYAAHSVKQMIAKVREGNAESFGDLLQLYHNYLAVLASTQLDNRLRRRLSTSDLVQETMLAAHRDFAQFRGKSEGELMAWLRQILSNCLSHAIEKNVYAKKRDIRREVGLDTMAKRLDDSMARLAHIATDKAASPSEVMMRRELAAELSGQLAKMKDSYRDVIVYRNLQGLTFDEIAERMKIKSGAARMLWVRAIAKFKDVCQMDKNGDAT, encoded by the coding sequence ATGTCAAGCGACTTCAAAAACACTCCGTATGCCGCTCATTCTGTTAAGCAGATGATCGCCAAAGTGCGCGAAGGCAACGCTGAATCGTTTGGGGATTTGCTACAGCTTTACCATAACTATTTGGCAGTTCTGGCGAGCACGCAGCTTGATAATCGTCTGCGGCGACGCTTGAGTACGTCGGATTTGGTTCAAGAAACCATGCTGGCCGCTCATCGCGACTTCGCTCAGTTTCGTGGCAAGAGCGAGGGAGAACTGATGGCATGGCTGCGTCAGATTCTGAGCAACTGCCTCAGTCATGCGATCGAAAAGAATGTCTATGCCAAGAAGCGAGACATTCGACGTGAGGTTGGGTTGGACACGATGGCGAAACGTCTGGACGACAGCATGGCGAGGCTTGCACACATCGCAACTGACAAAGCGGCATCGCCGAGCGAAGTGATGATGCGGCGTGAATTGGCTGCCGAGCTTTCCGGCCAATTGGCAAAGATGAAAGATAGCTACCGCGATGTGATTGTCTATCGCAATCTCCAGGGGCTAACGTTCGACGAGATCGCAGAGCGGATGAAGATCAAGTCGGGAGCGGCGCGAATGCTGTGGGTCCGTGCGATTGCCAAATTCAAAGACGTTTGTCAGATGGATAAGAACGGAGACGCAACATGA
- a CDS encoding carbon storage regulator: MLVLSRKIGERITIGEDIRIIITRIANGRVTIGIDAPKQIAVRRNELVSRPIDRQIAHSEPEVSRGDRQSLQIPA; this comes from the coding sequence ATGTTGGTATTATCTCGAAAAATTGGCGAGCGAATCACAATCGGCGAAGACATTCGAATCATCATCACCCGAATCGCCAACGGTCGGGTGACGATCGGCATTGACGCTCCCAAGCAAATTGCTGTTCGTCGCAACGAACTTGTGTCGCGACCGATCGATCGCCAAATCGCACATTCCGAACCAGAAGTCAGTCGCGGTGATCGCCAAAGCCTTCAAATCCCCGCGTGA
- a CDS encoding phosphatase PAP2 family protein, with amino-acid sequence MTSFWNRWTGLQKSSRRKNRKRTPLRRRPRAENLETRQLLAANIFHNEPMPEDVDQDGIVLAVDTLTILNQMNRQGANAGGEVDGNGQQRGQARITDVNNDDQDTALDALMAGNRLNRDRGGVGGSTDPADNPVDTPVDDTTDNTTEDSTDVVIDDDTTPTSQTETDVVLEWNDLFGEILVDDTQNQNPGYASRSQAILNLAIYDAVAIATSGNDAETFYDYDLNLSQTDKISAEVAASQAAYTVLSSLYPDQQGTLDAFLETSLSSLSNDGNFADSLEVGTEIGNEILAIRASDGSDVIAEYTYTDEAGYFQPDPLNPDVAAWGPTWGDVDTFAISSSDDFRPETTPALTSEEYAASYNEVLELGSADSETRTADQTEAGIFWAYDREGLGTPIALFNDVLQTIAVQEGNTIEENAALFAQASVAMADAGITAWDTKFTEEFWRPVTAIQAGDTDGNDLTEGDADWVALGAPNGEDTTGFTPQFPTYISGHATFGAALFGTLQEFYGTDDISFDVTSAELEMLLENPELQEAYGLDLDDATRTFDSFSEAMAENGVSRVYLGIHFDFDDLVGQEVGQAIATSVASEFVVASDDESGDSGFVNHKEDGGNFAGQGGNNNGQQGQDDPTRRRQRDSRFAAVDSVFAQGLF; translated from the coding sequence ATGACATCATTTTGGAATCGCTGGACCGGACTTCAGAAATCTTCTCGTCGAAAAAATCGAAAACGAACACCACTGCGGCGACGACCACGTGCCGAGAACTTGGAGACTCGTCAGCTCCTTGCGGCCAACATCTTTCATAACGAGCCGATGCCTGAGGATGTCGATCAAGATGGGATCGTCCTGGCGGTCGACACTCTGACCATCCTCAACCAAATGAACCGCCAAGGTGCAAATGCTGGTGGAGAAGTTGACGGCAACGGCCAACAGCGCGGACAAGCCCGCATAACCGACGTGAACAATGACGATCAGGACACCGCGCTCGATGCGTTGATGGCAGGCAATCGTCTCAACCGCGACCGAGGCGGAGTTGGAGGTTCAACGGATCCCGCAGACAATCCCGTTGACACGCCTGTCGATGATACAACCGACAACACTACCGAAGATTCCACCGACGTTGTCATTGATGACGACACGACGCCAACATCCCAGACCGAAACCGATGTGGTGCTGGAGTGGAACGATCTCTTCGGCGAAATCCTGGTCGACGATACGCAGAATCAAAACCCTGGGTACGCCTCGCGTTCCCAGGCGATTTTGAACTTGGCGATCTATGACGCCGTGGCAATCGCGACAAGTGGCAATGATGCGGAAACCTTCTATGACTACGACCTCAACCTCAGCCAAACAGATAAAATTTCAGCCGAAGTCGCCGCGTCCCAAGCAGCGTACACGGTTCTGAGTTCGCTGTATCCCGATCAACAAGGCACGCTCGATGCATTCTTGGAAACTAGCCTTTCTAGCTTGAGCAACGACGGCAATTTTGCAGACAGCTTAGAAGTTGGCACTGAAATCGGCAACGAAATTCTCGCCATTCGAGCGAGCGACGGTTCGGACGTCATCGCCGAATACACTTACACCGATGAGGCCGGCTACTTCCAACCCGATCCATTGAATCCCGATGTTGCCGCATGGGGTCCGACCTGGGGCGACGTCGATACATTCGCCATTTCCTCCAGCGATGACTTTCGTCCCGAAACCACGCCTGCACTGACCAGTGAAGAATACGCCGCTTCGTACAACGAAGTCCTCGAACTCGGCTCGGCCGACAGCGAGACTCGTACGGCAGATCAAACGGAAGCGGGCATTTTCTGGGCTTATGATCGGGAGGGATTAGGAACTCCAATCGCGCTCTTTAACGACGTCCTGCAAACCATCGCCGTGCAAGAAGGGAACACGATCGAGGAGAACGCTGCGTTGTTCGCTCAAGCCTCGGTTGCGATGGCAGACGCTGGCATCACGGCATGGGATACGAAGTTCACGGAAGAATTCTGGCGACCGGTCACCGCGATTCAGGCGGGCGACACCGATGGCAATGACCTAACCGAGGGGGACGCCGACTGGGTCGCCTTGGGAGCCCCCAATGGTGAAGACACCACCGGCTTCACTCCTCAATTCCCCACCTACATCTCGGGACACGCCACCTTTGGTGCGGCACTGTTCGGCACGCTACAAGAATTCTACGGCACCGATGACATCTCTTTTGACGTGACTTCGGCCGAACTGGAAATGCTGCTGGAAAACCCTGAACTGCAAGAAGCCTACGGATTGGACCTTGATGACGCGACTCGCACGTTCGATTCGTTCAGCGAAGCAATGGCCGAAAACGGAGTGAGCCGTGTCTACCTGGGCATTCACTTCGACTTCGACGATCTCGTCGGTCAAGAAGTCGGCCAGGCCATTGCGACCAGCGTTGCATCGGAGTTTGTAGTCGCGAGCGATGACGAAAGTGGAGACAGCGGCTTTGTGAACCACAAAGAAGATGGTGGCAACTTTGCCGGTCAAGGCGGAAACAACAATGGACAACAGGGCCAAGACGATCCGACACGTCGTCGTCAGCGCGACAGCCGTTTTGCTGCCGTCGATTCAGTCTTTGCGCAGGGACTATTCTGA
- a CDS encoding right-handed parallel beta-helix repeat-containing protein produces MSDAIMKCSKFTLGLLLLIPAVCLAEDYRVDTQKKFDEIRTIELQPGDTISLKRGMTFTGMLAPRGNGSEDAPVRIGAYGDGNRPVIHAKGNHLAGVMLKNPSYWEVDSLEVTNTDGSDQDQGNLFGIYVLVERVEGTYRHVHINDCYVHNVNGMVAGKGRGGIHVHMKKVKNSKFDDLRITNNRVENIGGVGIGNNSTCAKVNLQKDGYQAINLWTRVYVAGNRVDTTGRNNVIARASKDAIYERNILANSSRRDTGHSIFCFNTDGIKIQYNEAYGNVGDTDNKDGGGESDRGGFDADYNCINTYIQYNYSHDNLWFCGIMKKPTRNVVIRYNISQNDKHGIYFYGFDRRKQAENVHIYNNTHYVRKGLDVEVFAEGRTPINSTFENNIFFFEGNGQWGPNATGINTVFRNNVYHNIEPHPSETQAIVDDPEFERPGKAGFLIDLMTLNELRGYQLRSGSPCVDAGVVIENSGGKDLVRTPIDTGGTDIGAFEFQKTASSIGKGQ; encoded by the coding sequence GTGAGTGATGCAATCATGAAATGCTCTAAATTTACACTAGGGTTGTTGCTGCTCATTCCAGCTGTGTGCCTTGCGGAAGACTATCGCGTGGACACGCAGAAGAAGTTCGATGAGATCCGCACCATTGAATTGCAGCCGGGCGATACGATATCGCTGAAACGAGGGATGACGTTTACCGGGATGTTGGCTCCGCGAGGAAATGGTTCCGAAGACGCACCGGTTCGAATCGGCGCGTATGGTGATGGCAACCGGCCGGTGATCCATGCCAAGGGGAACCACCTGGCCGGCGTGATGCTTAAGAATCCTTCCTATTGGGAGGTGGATAGTCTGGAGGTCACCAATACCGACGGCTCGGATCAGGATCAGGGCAATCTCTTTGGTATCTATGTGCTGGTTGAGAGAGTGGAAGGAACCTACCGACATGTCCATATCAACGACTGTTATGTCCACAATGTAAATGGGATGGTTGCCGGCAAGGGGCGCGGGGGTATCCATGTACACATGAAAAAGGTCAAGAATTCAAAGTTCGATGACCTGCGAATAACCAACAATCGGGTGGAAAACATTGGCGGCGTGGGGATCGGCAACAACTCCACTTGCGCTAAAGTCAACCTCCAGAAGGACGGGTATCAGGCAATAAATCTTTGGACCAGAGTCTACGTGGCCGGCAATCGAGTCGATACCACAGGGCGCAACAATGTGATTGCGCGAGCTAGCAAAGATGCGATTTATGAGCGCAACATCCTTGCCAATAGCAGCCGTCGCGATACAGGACACAGCATTTTTTGTTTCAACACAGATGGCATTAAGATCCAGTACAACGAAGCCTATGGCAATGTAGGGGACACTGACAACAAAGATGGCGGCGGCGAATCGGATCGCGGTGGGTTCGATGCCGACTACAACTGTATCAACACCTACATCCAATATAACTACAGTCACGATAATCTGTGGTTCTGCGGCATCATGAAGAAGCCGACGAGAAATGTTGTCATTCGTTACAACATCAGCCAGAACGACAAGCACGGCATTTACTTTTACGGATTTGATAGAAGGAAACAGGCGGAGAATGTGCACATCTACAACAACACGCACTATGTTCGAAAGGGATTGGACGTAGAGGTTTTTGCAGAAGGGCGAACTCCGATAAATTCAACCTTTGAAAACAACATTTTCTTTTTTGAAGGGAATGGTCAGTGGGGGCCCAATGCGACAGGCATTAACACCGTGTTCCGCAACAACGTGTACCACAACATTGAACCGCATCCTTCAGAAACCCAGGCGATTGTGGACGATCCCGAGTTTGAACGACCAGGAAAAGCCGGTTTCCTTATCGATCTGATGACGTTAAATGAACTCCGTGGGTATCAATTAAGATCCGGCTCTCCGTGCGTCGATGCCGGGGTTGTGATCGAGAATTCGGGGGGGAAGGATTTAGTGCGAACACCTATTGATACCGGCGGCACCGATATCGGAGCTTTCGAATTTCAGAAAACAGCGTCGAGTATTGGGAAAGGGCAATAG
- a CDS encoding HAD family hydrolase, translating into MLIVFVIASLAARTRAADPLPSWNDTAAKQSVIAFVEKVTAKDSPDYVAPVDRIATFDNDGTLWAEQPVYVQLLFTLDRLREIAPQHPEWRNQEPFASVLKGDLKAAAAGGEKAIAELVMATHAGMTTAEFEKIVVDWIATARHPQTDKLYTEMVYQPMLELIDYLKAKEFKVFIVSGGGIEFMRPWTQRVYGIPPEQVIGSSIKTKYELRDGKPSLVRLPALNFFDDKEGKPVAINHHIGRRPIAAFGNSDGDYQMLEWTTSGEGLRFALVVHHTDADREYAYDRTSKIGQLSKGLDDAKSKGWIVADMKKDWNRVWIDNALDTNTSDK; encoded by the coding sequence CTGTTGATTGTTTTCGTAATAGCCAGCTTGGCAGCCCGCACGCGTGCCGCCGACCCCTTGCCGTCGTGGAACGACACCGCGGCCAAGCAATCAGTCATCGCGTTCGTTGAAAAAGTGACCGCGAAGGACTCGCCCGACTATGTAGCCCCCGTTGACCGGATCGCCACTTTCGACAACGACGGCACACTCTGGGCCGAGCAACCGGTCTATGTTCAATTGTTGTTTACGCTTGATCGCTTGAGGGAAATTGCTCCGCAGCATCCAGAGTGGCGAAATCAAGAGCCCTTTGCCTCAGTATTGAAGGGAGATCTTAAAGCTGCTGCTGCTGGTGGCGAGAAGGCAATCGCCGAACTTGTCATGGCGACCCATGCTGGCATGACAACGGCGGAGTTTGAAAAAATTGTTGTCGACTGGATCGCTACTGCTAGGCATCCCCAAACAGATAAACTGTATACGGAGATGGTCTATCAACCGATGCTTGAATTGATCGATTATCTAAAAGCAAAAGAATTCAAGGTCTTTATTGTTTCCGGCGGCGGAATCGAATTCATGCGTCCATGGACTCAGCGCGTGTATGGCATACCACCCGAGCAAGTCATCGGCAGTAGTATCAAGACCAAATACGAATTGCGTGATGGAAAACCTTCTCTCGTTCGCCTGCCCGCCTTGAACTTTTTCGACGATAAAGAAGGGAAGCCCGTCGCCATCAACCATCACATAGGCCGTCGCCCCATTGCGGCGTTTGGTAATTCCGATGGGGACTATCAAATGCTTGAGTGGACAACAAGTGGCGAGGGTTTACGCTTTGCCCTCGTCGTTCATCATACGGATGCTGATCGCGAGTACGCGTATGACCGCACATCCAAAATCGGTCAACTCTCGAAAGGGCTGGATGATGCGAAGTCCAAGGGATGGATTGTGGCGGACATGAAAAAGGATTGGAATCGAGTATGGATCGACAATGCTTTGGATACAAACACATCCGACAAGTAG